One window of Camelina sativa cultivar DH55 chromosome 4, Cs, whole genome shotgun sequence genomic DNA carries:
- the LOC104782545 gene encoding transcription factor RF2b-like produces MEDPSNPKSNQSNLPQCLPLASAPTSAPFRGPYHRRAHSEVQFRLPEDLDLSEPFGGFDELGSEDDLFCSYMHIEKLGSGSGSASDSAGPSAPRSDNPFSAENGGAEAGNSRPRHRHSLSVDGSSTLESIEAKKAMAPDKLAELWVVDPKRAKRIIANRQSAARSKERKARYILELERKVQTLQTEATTLSAQLSLFQRDTTGLSSENTELKLRLQVMEQQAKLRDALNEQLKKEVERLKFATGEVSPADAYNLGMAHMQYQHQPQQSYYQHHQQQTDAQNLQQMTHQFHLFQPNNNQNHNTSSRQNPPTGHQLMHHATSNAAPAQSHSYSETMQEDPLGRLQGLDISSCGRGSNFGRSDTVSESSSTM; encoded by the exons ATGGAGGATCCTTCGAACCCAAAATCAAACCAGAGCAATCTCCCACAATGCCTTCCTCTAGCCTCAGCTCCGACGTCGGCTCCATTTCGTGGTCCGTACCACCGGAGAGCACATTCAGAGGTTCAATTCCGTCTCCCTGAAGATCTGGATCTCTCTGAACCATTCGGAGGCTTCGACGAGCTTGGATCCGAAGATGACCTCTTCTGCTCATACATGCACATTGAGAAACttggatccggatccggatccgcTTCAGATTCGGCTGGTCCATCAGCTCCTAGGTCCGATAACCCGTTTTCAGCTGAAAATGGAGGCGCCGAAGCTGGGAATTCGAGACCTAGACACAGACACAGCCTCTCCGTTGATGGGTCTTCGACTTTGGAATCTATTGAGGCCAAGAAAGCTATGGCTCCTGATAAACTCGCCGAGCTTTGGGTCGTCGACCCTAAGAGAGCTAAAAG GATAATTGCTAATCGACAGTCTGCTGCTCGTTCGAAAGAAAGGAAGGCTCGATATATCTTGGAGCTCGAGAGGAAAGTTCAGACCTTGCAAACTGAAGCTACTACCCTTTCAGCACAATTGTCTTTGTTCCAG AGAGACACAACTGGTTTATCATCTGAGAATACAGAGCTCAAGCTTCGTTTACAGGTCATGGAACAACAAGCTAAGTTGCGAGATG CACTGAACGAGCAACTGAAGAAGGAAGTCGAGAGGCTGAAATTTGCAACAGGAGAAGTCTCACCCGCTGATGCTTATAACCTCGGAATGGCACACATGCAATATCAGCACCAACCACAACAATCCTACTATCAACATCATCAGCAACAAACCGATGCTCAAAACCTGCAACAGATGACTCATCAGTTTCATCTCTTCcaaccaaacaacaaccaaaaccaTAACACATCCTCTCGCCAAAACCCTCCCACCGGTCATCAGCTTATGCATCACGCTACTTCTAATGCTGCCCCGGCTCAATCTCATTCCTATTCAGAAACAATGCAAGAAGACCCTCTTGGCCGGTTACAGGGGCTTGACATTAGCAGCTGTGGCAGAGGCTCAAACTTTGGTAGGTCTGACACCGTAAGTGAAAGCAGCAGCACCATGTGA
- the LOC104782548 gene encoding uncharacterized protein LOC104782548: MEEQRVVSSAVASNSGISGEKRNGNGLEEKDELGSKRVKVPDLDSDAKKISNLRSDGKIGTTTVQLPKNLISSGKVSGVSEMHVAPDAEGSGRVLVREKDKETRTCLPKAANSVSKVDDRCVASSGKQALLKNNHTVKDESKCESRGAQVDVSKNSSSLLKPKETSESVRGAAEPSLSIPVGDKASPFQMCSSAAGSLGESDSMRRWMEMKRNGFLSGPLGGVAAPSSTVASVPVEVPAQKQPKNKRRGGDSLKKRNEVPRKEQQLVDRFANVTAPSGLLTELNPGIINHVRTKKQVCSVIEALIRSANDNATLGKRHANLNVRESIREDRALAFKLPSTGMSDSTNSISNPQQATSLAIEAATVASQWLEFLHQDLSGRLSAVQDSRNRVQNILTTELPLLVSSRESSSNQEDTRQRPNTNSSGDASSDKAVTETHKIRWSAKFDQINKALYEEERDLERSLNQVKEMQSRCNEGLRQMDEYSPFSSQSSDSSFGKDGSQETSMAVQAAAASIFSTCSFLLSMVKPSPTSS; the protein is encoded by the exons ATGGAGGAACAGAGAGTGGTTTCCTCTGCGGTTGCATCGAATTCTggg ATTTCGGGTGAGAAGCGTAACGGAAATGGAttagaagagaaagatgaattAGGGTCTAAACGTGTCAAAGTGCCAGATCTGGATTCTG ATGCTAAAAAAATCAGTAATTTGCGGTCTGATGGAAAAATTGGTACTACTACTGTTCAGCTACCAAAAAATCTTATTAGTAGTGGAAAGGTTTCAGGAGTATCTGAAATGCATGTGGCTCCTGATGCTGAAGGTTCAGGAAGAGTACTAGTTAGAGAAAAGGATAAAGAGACGAGGACATGCTTGCCTAAGGCTGCTAACTCAGTTTCTAAAGTTGATGATAGATGCGTTGCTAGTTCTGGGAAACAAGCTTTGcttaaaaataatcatactGTGAAGGATGAGAGTAAATGTGAGTCAAGAGGAGCACAAGTTGATGTTTCAAAGAATAGTAGCTCCCTCTTGAAACCTAAGGAGACTTCTGAATCCGTACGAGGAGCAGCTGAGCCGTCGCTTTCAATTCCTGTTGGGGATAAAGCAAGTCCTTTTCAGATGTGTAGTAGTGCAGCCGGTTCATTGGGTGAGTCAGATTCGATGCGGCGATGGATGGAAATGAAGCGAAATGGTTTTCTCTCTGGCCCTTTGGGTGGAGTAGCAGCACCAAGTTCTACAGTAGCGAGTGTGCCTGTTGAAGTACCTGCGCAAAAGCAACCAAAGAATAAGAGGAGAGGTGGTGATTCTCTCAAGAAGAGAAACGAGGTTCCTAGGAAAGAACAACAGCTGGTAGATAGGTTTGCAAATGTTACTGCACCAAGTGGATTGCTGACAGAATTGAACCCGGGAATCATTAACCATGTCAGGACTAAGAAACAGGTCTGCTCAGTTATTGAAGCTTTGATTCGGAGTGCTAATGATAATGCTACCTTGGGGAAAAGACATGCCAATTTGAATGTAAGAG AGTCAATCAGAGAAGATAGGGCATTAGCCTTTAAGTTACCATCTACCGGGATGTCTGATAGCACCAATTCCATTTCAAACCCACAACAAGCCACATCTCTTGCTATTGAAG CTGCTACCGTGGCTTCTCAATGGTTGGAGTTTCTTCACCAAGACCTCAGTGGACGTCTTTCAG CTGTGCAGGATAGTAGGAACAGAGTTCAAAATATCTTGACTACCGAGTTACCGCTTCTCGTTTCATCAAGAGAATCCTCTTCTAACCAAGAAGATACTCGTCAGAGGCCGAATACGAATTCCTCTGGTGATGCTTCATCTGATAAAGCAGTAACAGAGACGCATAAGATAAGATGGTCGGCAAAATTTGATCAGATTAACAAAGCTCTTtatgaggaagagagagatttg GAACGTTCGCTAAACCAAGTGAAGGAAATGCAGTCAAGATGCAACGAGGGTCTACGGCAAATGGACGAGTACTCGCCTTTTAGTTCCCAATCATCAGATTCAAG ttttgggAAAGACGGGAGTCAGGAGACTAGTATGGCGGTTCAGGCGGCTGCAGCTTCCATTTTTTCAACCTGCAGTTTTCTTCTGTCAATGGTGAAGCCGTCGCCTACCagttcttaa
- the LOC104782547 gene encoding U-box domain-containing protein 63-like isoform X2 gives MSVNESIDPRFLYHMEDESLRFRVGESAPKIRELETVGDRRFRLRQSFSGNRLEKDETRYSDGDEDEENVSAGRHGALMSQPGIDSAAAETNSESKNPGSVGWELVVREDEERKSSMIDRHEMEFKVMITTNPDDNNVPHSHHNTLSKRYFSSLDKERVTSVSSWESLKAILSDPVTGTLMNDATILPCGHSFGAGGLKEVKRMKACFTCSQPTSEGSGKPNLSLRIVVHAFCQEEESDYIHSLKRRKDKSDQHKRSFCIPKITEPPKSSRGIQFPFSIGDLIIIEGNKRTPPRFVGRRAVIMTQCLNGWYVVKTVDNAESIKLQHCSLAKISDNSSAKVTVAEMAPSWL, from the exons ATGTCCGTTAATGAAAGTATCGATCCTCGGTTCCTATACCATATGGAAGATGAATCTCTGCGGTTCCGTGTGGGAGAGTCCGCTCCCAAAATCCGGGAGCTCGAAACCGTCGGCGATCGTCGTTTCAGACTCCGGCAAAGTTTCAGCGGAAATAGACTTGAGAAGGATGAAACGAGGTATTCCGATGGAGATGAAGACGAGGAAAACGTTTCTGCCGGAAGACACGGTGCTTTGATGAGTCAACCTGGTATTGATTCTGCAGCTGCAGAAACAAACAGTGAAAGTAAAAATCCAG GTTCAGTTGGTTGGGAACTGGTTGTGAGAGAAGATGAGGAAAGGAAATCATCGATGATAGATCGCCATGAAATGGAGTTTAAGGTGATGATCACTACTAACCCAGATGATAATAATGTACCTCATTCCCACCATAACACGCTGTCAAAACGATATTTTTCTTCTCTGGACAAGGAGAGAGTCACTAGTGTCAGCTCTTGGGAGTCTCTCAAAGCCATCCTCTCTGATCCTGTCAC AGGAACCTTAATGAATGATGCTACAATACTGCCTTGTGGACATTCTTTTGGAGCTGGAGGattaaaagaagttaaaagaatg AAAGCATGTTTCACATGTTCCCAACCTACTTCAGAAGGATCAGGAAAGCCAAATCTGT CTCTTAGGATTGTAGTTCATGCTTTCtgccaagaagaagaatcagattaTATACACTCGTTGAAGCGAAGGAAAGACAAGTCGGATCAG CACAAGAGAAGTTTCTGTATCCCAAAGATCACAGAACCTCCAAAGAGTAGCCGAGGCATACAGTTTCCTTTCTCCATTGGAGATCTTATTATCATAGAG GGAAACAAAAGGACACCTCCACGGTTTGTCGGACGCAGGGCAGTTATAATGACACAGTGCTTGAATGGATG GTACGTTGTCAAGACAGTGGACAATGCAGAGTCTATTAAGTTACAGCATTGCTCACTTGCAAAGATTTCGGACAATTCATCTGCTAAAGTAACAGTAGCTGAAATGGCACCATCTTGGCTTTAG
- the LOC104782547 gene encoding U-box domain-containing protein 63-like isoform X1, which translates to MSVNESIDPRFLYHMEDESLRFRVGESAPKIRELETVGDRRFRLRQSFSGNRLEKDETRYSDGDEDEENVSAGRHGALMSQPGIDSAAAETNSESKNPGSVGWELVVREDEERKSSMIDRHEMEFKERVTSVSSWESLKAILSDPVTGTLMNDATILPCGHSFGAGGLKEVKRMKACFTCSQPTSEGSGKPNLSLRIVVHAFCQEEESDYIHSLKRRKDKSDQHKRSFCIPKITEPPKSSRGIQFPFSIGDLIIIEGNKRTPPRFVGRRAVIMTQCLNGWYVVKTVDNAESIKLQHCSLAKISDNSSAKVTVAEMAPSWL; encoded by the exons ATGTCCGTTAATGAAAGTATCGATCCTCGGTTCCTATACCATATGGAAGATGAATCTCTGCGGTTCCGTGTGGGAGAGTCCGCTCCCAAAATCCGGGAGCTCGAAACCGTCGGCGATCGTCGTTTCAGACTCCGGCAAAGTTTCAGCGGAAATAGACTTGAGAAGGATGAAACGAGGTATTCCGATGGAGATGAAGACGAGGAAAACGTTTCTGCCGGAAGACACGGTGCTTTGATGAGTCAACCTGGTATTGATTCTGCAGCTGCAGAAACAAACAGTGAAAGTAAAAATCCAG GTTCAGTTGGTTGGGAACTGGTTGTGAGAGAAGATGAGGAAAGGAAATCATCGATGATAGATCGCCATGAAATGGAGTTTAAG GAGAGAGTCACTAGTGTCAGCTCTTGGGAGTCTCTCAAAGCCATCCTCTCTGATCCTGTCAC AGGAACCTTAATGAATGATGCTACAATACTGCCTTGTGGACATTCTTTTGGAGCTGGAGGattaaaagaagttaaaagaatg AAAGCATGTTTCACATGTTCCCAACCTACTTCAGAAGGATCAGGAAAGCCAAATCTGT CTCTTAGGATTGTAGTTCATGCTTTCtgccaagaagaagaatcagattaTATACACTCGTTGAAGCGAAGGAAAGACAAGTCGGATCAG CACAAGAGAAGTTTCTGTATCCCAAAGATCACAGAACCTCCAAAGAGTAGCCGAGGCATACAGTTTCCTTTCTCCATTGGAGATCTTATTATCATAGAG GGAAACAAAAGGACACCTCCACGGTTTGTCGGACGCAGGGCAGTTATAATGACACAGTGCTTGAATGGATG GTACGTTGTCAAGACAGTGGACAATGCAGAGTCTATTAAGTTACAGCATTGCTCACTTGCAAAGATTTCGGACAATTCATCTGCTAAAGTAACAGTAGCTGAAATGGCACCATCTTGGCTTTAG
- the LOC104782549 gene encoding pre-mRNA-splicing factor 38, giving the protein MANRTDPLAKNIRGTNPQNLVEKIVRTKIYQHTFWKEQCFGLTAETLVDKAMELDHLGGTFGGSRKPTPFLCLILKMLQIQPEKEIVVEFIKNDDYKYVRILGAFYLRLTGTDVDVYRYLEPLYNDYRKVRQKLPDGRFSLTHVDEVIEELLTKDYSCDIAMPRLKKRWTLEQNGLLEPRKSVLEDDFEEEEEKEENEAVADGSEDEKDHRHKSPERERDRDRDRDRERRRDSHRHRDRDYDRDYDMDRNHDREYERERGRGGRDRDRDHYGERDRDRDNRDRGRDREGDRRDRARRRSRDRKRHETDDDREPKKKKEKKEKLREDGTNHPDPEIAENNRLRASLGMKPLKM; this is encoded by the exons ATGGCAAACAGAACAGATCCGTTGGCGAAGAATATAAGGGGGACGAATCCACAGAATCTGGTAGAGAAGATTGTGAGAACGAAGATATATCAGCACACTTTCTGGAAAGAGCAGTGTTTTGGTTTAACTGCGGAGACGTTGGTCGACAAAGCTATGGAGCTTGACCATCTTGGTGGAACCTTTGGTGGTAGCCGCAAACCTACTCCGTTCCTTTGCCTCATATTGAAGATGCTTCAAATCCAGCCTGAGAAGGAAATTGTCGTCGAGTTCATCAAAAACGATGATTACAA ATATGTTCGTATCCTTGGTGCTTTCTATCTCCGTCTCACTGGGACTGATGTTGATGTCTATCGTTACCTCGAGCCTCTCTACAATGACTACCGAAAAGTGAGACAAAAGCTACCTGATGGGA GGTTTTCATTGACACATGTGGACGAAGTCATTGAGGAACTTTTAACCAAGGATTACTCTTGTGATATTGCAATGCCACGTTTGAAGaaaag GTGGACGCTTGAACAGAATGGTTTATTAGAGCCGAGGAAAAGTGTTTTGGAAGATGactttgaagaagaggaagaaaaggagGAGAATGAAGCGGTTGCTGATGGATCTGAAGATGAGAAG GATCATCGCCATAAGAGTcctgaaagagaaagagatagagacagagacagagacagagagaggagaCGCGACAGTCATAGACACAG GGATCGTGATTATGATAGAGACTATGATATGGATCGAAATCATGACAGAGAGTATGAAAGAGAACGTGGGCGTGGTGGGAGAGACCGAGATAGAGATCACtatggagagagagatagggaTAGGGACAACAGGGATCGAGGCAGGGACAGAGAAGGAGACAGAAGAGACAGGGCAAGGCGTAGGAGTAGGGATCGTAAGAGACACGAAACAGATGATGACAGggaaccgaagaagaagaaggagaagaaggagaagttgAGGGAAGATGGAACTAATCATCCAGATCCCGAGATTGCAGAAAATAATAGACTGAGAGCATCACTGGGAATGAAACCTTTGAAGATGTGA
- the LOC104782550 gene encoding aminoacyl tRNA synthase complex-interacting multifunctional protein 1 isoform X2: MDSKTKQMILSALCKHFSLDPEPFLGGAGESDVKTLYSNVLKASGKEVSAQNNEVLKWLDFAEGFPAISKDCFAALEKLNVELGTKSVLLGNGLTPSAADVAVFSAVHSSVLGLSDSDKEKVPHVIRWINYIQNKEELSTLFAPIPVKLSVFDFEVSKSVPKVEANSNTKKATEGVKPVDKSEAQPITKKTEPEEPKKKATTEKDAKKEKKKPAETEPAKKDAELSVSLLDIQVGLIRKAWKHPSADSLLVEEIDVGEDKVRQVVSGLAKFCNPDDLTNRLVALITNVKPGKLRDVMSQGLVLCASSEDHSVVEPLLPPAGAKPGERVSFAGIEGKPEDVLNPKKKQLEKITPGLYTDENGVATYKGIPFMTSAGPCTSSIPKATIK, from the exons ATGGATTCAAAGACGAAGCAGATGATTCTATCAGCTCTCTGCAAACACTTCTCATTGGATCCT GAACCTTTTCTTGGTGGAGCTGGTGAGAGTGATGTCAAGACGCTTTATTCTAATGTTTTGAAGGCATCTGGAAAGGAAGTGTCTGCACAAAACAATGAG GTATTGAAGTGGCTGGATTTTGCAGAAGGTTTCCCTGCAATTTCCAAGGATTGCTTTGCAGCTCTTGAAAAGTTGAATGTTGAGTTAGGTACCAAGTCGGTGCTCTTGGGAAATGGATTGACGCCATCAGCGGCTGATGTAGCTGTGTTTTCAGCTGTGCATTCTTCAGTG CTTGGCCTCTCAGATTCAGACAAGGAGAAAGTACCACATGTCATAAGATGGATAAATTACATCCAG aacaaagaagaattGTCAACATTATTTGCTCCAATTCCTGTGAAGTTATCAGTGTTTGACTTCGAG GTATCAAAAAGTGTTCCTAAGGTGGAAGCAAATTCTAATACCAAAAAAGCTACTGAAGGTGTAAAGCCTGTTGACAAGTCAGAAGCGCAGCCGATCACAAAGAAAACTGAGCCTGAG gAACCAAAGAAAAAGGCGACAACAGAGAAGgatgccaaaaaagaaaagaagaaacccgCTGAAACAGAACCAGCTAAAAAAGACGCGGAGCTTAGTGTCAGTTTGCTTGATATCCAAGTCGGTCTAATTCGCAAAGCATGGAAGCACCCATCAGCAGATAG TTTGCTGGTTGAAGAAATAGATGTCGGGGAGGACAAAGTGAGGCAAGTAGTTAGTGGCTTAGCAAAGTTTTGCAATCCCGATGATCTAACG aatcgCCTTGTTGCGCTCATCACAAATGTCAAACCTGGAAAGCTAAGAGATGTAATGTCACAAGGACTG GTTCTTTGTGCTTCAAGTGAAGATCACTCGGTGGTAGAACCGTTGCTGCCACCTGCTGGGGCTAAACCAGGAGAGCGTGTTTCATTTGCAGG GATTGAAGGAAAGCCAGAAGATGTACTAAACCCGAAAAAGAAGCAACTAGAGAAGATAACACCG GGTCTCTACACTGATGAAAATGGCGTAGCCACATACAAAGGCATACCATTTATGACCTCAGCTGGACCTTGCACTTCCAGCATCCCCAAAGCAACTATCAAGTAG
- the LOC104782550 gene encoding aminoacyl tRNA synthase complex-interacting multifunctional protein 1 isoform X1 → MDSKTKQMILSALCKHFSLDPEPFLGGAGESDVKTLYSNVLKASGKEVSAQNNEVLKWLDFAEGFPAISKDCFAALEKLNVELGTKSVLLGNGLTPSAADVAVFSAVHSSVLGLSDSDKEKVPHVIRWINYIQNKEELSTLFAPIPVKLSVFDFEVSKSVPKVEANSNTKKATEGVKPVDKSEAQPITKKTEPEEPKKKATTEKDAKKEKKKPAETEPAKKDAELSVSLLDIQVGLIRKAWKHPSADSLLVEEIDVGEDKVRQVVSGLAKFCNPDDLTNRLVALITNVKPGKLRDVMSQGLVLCASSEDHSVVEPLLPPAGAKPGERVSFAGIEGKPEDVLNPKKKQLEKITPGLYTDENGVATYKGIPFMTSAGPCTSSIPKATIK, encoded by the exons ATGGATTCAAAGACGAAGCAGATGATTCTATCAGCTCTCTGCAAACACTTCTCATTGGATCCT GAACCTTTTCTTGGTGGAGCTGGTGAGAGTGATGTCAAGACGCTTTATTCTAATGTTTTGAAGGCATCTGGAAAGGAAGTGTCTGCACAAAACAATGAG GTATTGAAGTGGCTGGATTTTGCAGAAGGTTTCCCTGCAATTTCCAAG GATTGCTTTGCAGCTCTTGAAAAGTTGAATGTTGAGTTAGGTACCAAGTCGGTGCTCTTGGGAAATGGATTGACGCCATCAGCGGCTGATGTAGCTGTGTTTTCAGCTGTGCATTCTTCAGTG CTTGGCCTCTCAGATTCAGACAAGGAGAAAGTACCACATGTCATAAGATGGATAAATTACATCCAG aacaaagaagaattGTCAACATTATTTGCTCCAATTCCTGTGAAGTTATCAGTGTTTGACTTCGAG GTATCAAAAAGTGTTCCTAAGGTGGAAGCAAATTCTAATACCAAAAAAGCTACTGAAGGTGTAAAGCCTGTTGACAAGTCAGAAGCGCAGCCGATCACAAAGAAAACTGAGCCTGAG gAACCAAAGAAAAAGGCGACAACAGAGAAGgatgccaaaaaagaaaagaagaaacccgCTGAAACAGAACCAGCTAAAAAAGACGCGGAGCTTAGTGTCAGTTTGCTTGATATCCAAGTCGGTCTAATTCGCAAAGCATGGAAGCACCCATCAGCAGATAG TTTGCTGGTTGAAGAAATAGATGTCGGGGAGGACAAAGTGAGGCAAGTAGTTAGTGGCTTAGCAAAGTTTTGCAATCCCGATGATCTAACG aatcgCCTTGTTGCGCTCATCACAAATGTCAAACCTGGAAAGCTAAGAGATGTAATGTCACAAGGACTG GTTCTTTGTGCTTCAAGTGAAGATCACTCGGTGGTAGAACCGTTGCTGCCACCTGCTGGGGCTAAACCAGGAGAGCGTGTTTCATTTGCAGG GATTGAAGGAAAGCCAGAAGATGTACTAAACCCGAAAAAGAAGCAACTAGAGAAGATAACACCG GGTCTCTACACTGATGAAAATGGCGTAGCCACATACAAAGGCATACCATTTATGACCTCAGCTGGACCTTGCACTTCCAGCATCCCCAAAGCAACTATCAAGTAG